A section of the Tenrec ecaudatus isolate mTenEca1 chromosome 10, mTenEca1.hap1, whole genome shotgun sequence genome encodes:
- the CLTC gene encoding clathrin heavy chain 1 isoform X1 — MAQILPIRFQEHLQLQNLGINPANIGFSTLTMESDKFICIREKVGEQAQVVIIDMNDPSNPIRRPISADSAIMNPASKVIALKAGKTLQIFNIEMKSKMKAHTMTDDVTFWKWISLNTVALVTDNAVYHWSMEGESQPVKMFDRHSSLAGCQIINYRTDAKQKWLLLTGISAQQNRVVGAMQLYSVDRKVSQPIEGHAASFAQFKMEGNAEESTLFCFAVRGQAGGKLHIIEVGTPPTGNQPFPKKAVDVFFPPEAQNDFPVAMQISEKHDVVFLITKYGYIHLYDLETGTCIYMNRISGETIFVTAPHEATAGIIGVNRKGQVLSVCVEEENIIPYITNVLQNPDLALRMAVRNNLAGAEELFARKFNALFAQGNYSEAAKVAANAPKGILRTPDTIRRFQSVPAQPGQTSPLLQYFGILLDQGQLNKYESLELCRPVLQQGRKQLLEKWLKEDKLECSEELGDLVKSVDPTLALSVYLRANVPNKVIQCFAETGQVQKIVLYAKKVGYTPDWIFLLRNVMRISPDQGQQFAQMLVQDEEPLADITQIVDVFMEYNLIQQCTAFLLDALKNNRPSEGPLQTRLLEMNLMHAPQVADAILGNQMFTHYDRAHIAQLCEKAGLLQRALEHFTDLYDIKRAVVHTHLLNPEWLVNYFGSLSVEDSLECLRAMLSANIRQNLQICVQVASKYHEQLSTQSLIELFESFKSFEGLFYFLGSIVNFSQDPDVHFKYIQAACKTGQIKEVERICRESNCYDPERVKNFLKEAKLTDQLPLIIVCDRFDFVHDLVLYLYRNNLQKYIEIYVQKVNPSRLPVVIGGLLDVDCSEDVIKNLILVVRGQFSTDELVAEVEKRNRLKLLLPWLEARIHEGCEEPATHNALAKIYIDSNNNPERFLRENPYYDSRVVGKYCEKRDPHLACVAYERGQCDLELINVCNENSLFKSLSRYLVRRKDPELWGSVLLESNPYRRPLIDQVVQTALSETQDPEEVSVTVKAFMTADLPNELIELLEKIVLDNSVFSEHRNLQNLLILTAIKADRTRVMEYINRLDNYDAPDIANIAISNELFEEAFAIFRKFDVNTSAVQVLIEHIGNLDRAYEFAERCNEPAVWSQLAKAQLQKGMVKEAIDSYIKADDPSSYMEVVQAANTSGNWEELVKYLQMARKKARESYVETELIFALAKTNRLAELEEFINGPNNAHIQQVGDRCYDEKMYDAAKLLYNNVSNFGRLASTLVHLGEYQAAVDGARKANSTRTWKEVCFACVDGKEFRLAQMCGLHIVVHADELEELINYYQDRGYFEELITMLEAALGLERAHMGMFTELAILYSKFKPQKMREHLELFWSRVNIPKVLRAAEQAHLWAELVFLYDKYEEYDNAIITMMNHPTDAWKEGQFKDIITKVANVELYYRAIQFYLEFKPLLLNDLLMVLSPRLDHTRAVNYFSKVKQLPLVKPYLRSVQNHNNKSVNESLNNLFITEEDYQALRTSIDAYDNFDNISLAQRLEKHELIEFRRIAAYLFKGNNRWKQSVELCKKDSLYKDAMQYASESKDTELAEELLQWFLQEEKRECFGACLFTCYDLLRPDVVLETAWRHNIMDFAMPYFIQVMKEYLTKVDKLDASESLRKEEEQATETQPIVYGQPQLMLTAGPNVTVPSQAPFGYGYTAPPYGQPQPGFGYSM, encoded by the exons ctcCAGAACCTGGGTATTAACCCAGCAAACATCGGCTTCAGTACCCTGACTATGGAGTCAGACAAATTCATCTGCATTCGAGAAAAAGTAGGAGAGCAGGCCCAGGTGGTAATCATTGATATGAATGACCCAAGTAATCCAATTCGAAGACCGATTTCAGCAGACAGCGCCATCATGAACCCGGCTAGCAAAGTGATTGCATTAAAAG CTGGGAAAACTCTTCAGATATTTAACATTGAaatgaaaagtaaaatgaaagcccATACCATGACTGATGATGTTACTTTTTGGAAATGGATCTCCCTGAATACGGTTGCTCTGGTTACGGATAATGCTGTGTATCATTGGAGTATGGAAGGAGAGTCTCAGCCAGTGAAAATGTTTGATCGCCATTCTAGTCTTGCAGGGTGCCAGATTATCAATTACCGTACAGATGCAAAGCAAAAGTGGTTACTTCTGACTGGCATATCTGCACAG CAAAACCGTGTGGTGGGAGCTATGCAGCTCTATTCTGTAGACAGGAAAGTGTCGCAGCCCATTGAAGGCCACGCGGCTAGTTTCGCGCAGTTTAAGATGGAAGGCAATGCAGAGGAATCCACGTTATTTTGTTTCGCAGTACGGGGTCAAGCGGGAGGCAAA TTACATATTATTGAAGTTGGCACACCACCTACAGGGAATCAGCCTTTTCCAAAGAAAGCAGTGGATGTTTTCTTTCCTCCAGAAGCTCAGAATGACTTTCCTGTTGCGATGCAG ATCAGTGAAAAACATGATGTAGTGTTCTTGATTACTAAGTACGGCTATATCCACCTCTATGATCTTGAGACTGGTACCTGCATTTACATGAATAGAATCAGTGGAGAAACAATCTTTGTGACAGCACCTCATGAAGCCACAGCTGGAATAATTGGCGTCAACAGAAAAGGAcaa GTTCTATCAGTATGTGTGGAAGAAGAAAACATAATTCCTTATATCACCAATGTCCTACAAAATCCTGATTTGGCCCTCAGAATGGCTGTGCGTAACAACTTAGCTGGGGCAGAAGAACTCTTTGCCCGGAAATTTAATGCTCTGTTTGCCCAAGGAAATTACTCTGAGGCAGCAAAGGTGGCTGCTAATGCACCAAAG GGCATTCTCCGTACCCCAGACACCATCCGACGGTTCCAGAGTGTTCCAGCCCAGCCAGGTCAAACTTCTCCTCTGCTCCAATACTTTGGAATTCTTTTGGACCAGGGCCAACTGAACAAATATGAATCCTTGGAACTGTGTAGGCCTGTACTTCAGCAAGGGCGAAAACAGCTTTTAGAAAAATGGTTAAAAGAAGATAAG CTGGAGTGTTCTGAAGAACTAGGTGACCTTGTGAAATCTGTGGATCCTACATTGGCACTTAGTGTGTACCTGAGGGCTAATGTCCCAAATAAAGTGATTCAGTGCTTTGCAGAAACGGGTCAGGTCCAGAAGATTGTCTTATATGCTAAAAAA GTTGGATATACTCCTGATtggatctttctcctgagaaatgtAATGCGGATCAGTCCTGACCAGGGTCAACAATTTGCTCAGATGTTGGTTCAGGATGAAGAGCCTCTTGCTGATATCACACAG ATTGTGGACGTCTTTATGGAGTACAATCTAATTCAGCAGTGCACTGCATTTTTGCTTGATGCCCTGAAGAACAATCGCCCATCTGAAGGTCCACTACAGACCCGGTTGCTTGAGATGAACCTTATGCATGCGCCTCAA GTGGCAGATGCCATTCTAGGCAATCAGATGTTCACACATTATGACCGGGCGCACATCGCTCAGCTGTGTGAAAAGGCTGGCCTGCTGCAGCGAGCACTGGAGCACTTCACCGACTTGTATGACATCAAGCGTGCGGTTGTGCACACCCATCTGCTTAACCCTGAG TGGCTAGTGAATTACTTTGGATCCTTATCAGTAGAAGACTCCCTAGAATGCCTCAGGGCCATGCTGTCTGCCAATATTCGTCAGAATTTGCAGATCTGTGTTCAGGTGGCTTCTAAGTATCATGAACAGCTGTCAACGCAATCTCTGATTGAACTTTTTGAATCATTCAAGAGTTTTGAAG GTCTCTTCTACTTTCTGGGGTCCATTGTTAACTTTAGTCAGGATCCAGATGTGCACTTTAAATATATTCAGGCAGCTTGTAAAACTGGGCAGATCAAAGAAgtagaaagaatctgcagagaaAGCAACTGCTATGATCCTGAACGAGTGAAGAATTTTCTGAAG gaAGCAAAACTAACAGACCAGTTACCACTTATCATTGTGTGTGACCGATTTGACTTCGTCCATGATTTGGTGCTTTATTTATATAGAAATAATCTTCaaaaatatatagagatatatgTACAGAAG GTGAATCCAAGTCGGCTTCCTGTGGTTATTGGAGGGTTACTCGATGTTGATTGCTCTGAAGATGTTATTAAAAACTTGATTCTTGTTGTAAGAGGTCAATTTTCTACTGATGAGCTTGTTGCTGAGGTTGAAAAACGAAACCG atTGAAACTCCTTCTGCCTTGGCTAGAAGCCAGAATTCATGAAGGCTGTGAGGAGCCTGCTACTCACAATGCACTGGCCAAAATCTATATAGACAGTAACAACAACCCAGAGAGATTTCTCCGTGAAAACCCCTACTATGACAGTCGTGTTGTTGGGAAGTATTGTGAGAAGAGAGATCCTCACCTGGCATGTGTTGCTTATGAGCGTGGCCAGTGTGATCTGGAGCTTATCAAT GTTTGCAATGAAAATTCTCTCTTCAAAAGCCTGTCTCGTTACCTGGTTCGCCGAAAGGATCCAGAACTGTGGGGTAGTGTGCTACTGGAAAGCAACCCTTACAGGAGACCCCTCATTGACCAG GTTGTTCAGACTGCCTTGTCTGAGACTCAAGATCCTGAAGAAGTGTCAGTAACTGTCAAAGCTTTTATGACTGCAGACCTTCCCAATGAACTCATTGAACTGCTGGAGAAAATTGTCCTTGATAATTCTGTATTCAGTGAACACAG GAATCTGCAAAATCTCCTCATCCTCACTGCAATTAAGGCTGACCGTACACGTGTTATGGAATATATTAACCGCTTGGATAATTATGATGCCCCAGATATTGCTAATATTGCCATCAGCAACGAGCTATTCGAAGAAGCATTTGCCATTTTCCGGAAATTTGATGTCAATACCTCTGCAGTTCAG GTGTTGATTGAACATATTGGAAATTTGGATCGGGCATACGAGTTTGCTGAACGTTGCAATGAACCAGCAGTCTGGAGTCAGCTTGCAAAAGCCCAGTTGCAGAAAGGAATGGTGAAAGAAGCCATTGATTCTTACATCAAAGCAGATGATCCTTCATCCTACATGGAAGTTGTTCAGGCTGCCAATACGAGTG GAAATTGGGAAGAACTTGTGAAGTATTTGCAGATGGCCCGAAAGAAGGCTCGGGAGTCCTATGTGGAGACAGAATTGATCTTCGCACTGGCTAAAACAAACCGTCTTGCAGAGTTAGAAGAGTTCATCAATGGGCCAAACAATGCTCATATCCAACAA GTTGGTGACCGTTGTTACGATGAAAAAATGTATGATGCAGCTAAGTTGTTGTACAATAATGTTTCCAATTTTGGACGCCTGGCATCTACCCTTGTTCACCTTGGTGAATATCAGGCAGCTGTTGACGGAGCAAGGAAAGCCAATAGTACCAGAACATGGAAAGAG GTCTGCTTTGCCTGTGTGGATGGAAAAGAGTTCCGCCTGGCTCAGATGTGTGGGCTTCATATTGTAGTACATGCAGATGAATTAGAGGAACTTATCAACTATTACCAG GATCGTGGATATTTTGAAGAACTGATCACTATGTTGGAAGCAGCTTTGGGACTTGAGCGAGCTCACATGGGGATGTTCACCGAATTAGCTATTCTGTATTCTAAATTTAAGCCACAGAAAATGAGGGAGCACCTGGAGCTGTTCTGGTCCAGAGTGAATATACCTAAG GTGCTAAGAGCTGCAGAACAAGCTCATCTTTGGGCAGAACTGGTGTTTTTATATGACAAGTATGAAGAATATGATAATGCCATAATTACCATGATGAATCATCCAACTGATGCCTGGAAAGAAGGGCAGTTCAAAGATATCATCACCAAG GTTGCCAATGTGGAACTGTACTACCGAGCAATACAGTTCTACTTGGAATTCAAGCCCCTGTTGTTAAATGATTTGCTGATGGTGCTCTCTCCACGATTGGATCATACTCGTGCAGTCAATTATTTCAGCAAG GTAAAACAGCTACCACTGGTGAAACCATACCTACGGTCAGTTCAGAATCATAACAACAAATCTGTGAATGAGTCTCTGAACAACCTCTTTATTACAGAAGAGGATTATCAG gcTCTGCGAACATCAATAGATGCTTATGACAACTTTGACAATATCTCACTTGCTCAGCGTTTAGAAAAACATGAGCTCATTGAGTTCAGGAGGATTGCTGCTTACCTCTTCAAAGGCAACAATCGCTGGAAGCAGAGCGTAGAGTTGTGCAAGAAAGACAGCCTCTACAAG GATGCGATGCAGTATGCTTCTGAGTCTAAAGATACTGAGTTGGCTGAAGAACTCCTACAGTGGTTTTTGCAGGAAGAAAAAAGAGAGTGCTTTGGAGCTTGTCTCTTTACCTGTTATGATCTTTTAAGGCCAGATGTTGTCCTGGAAACTGCATGGAGGCACAATATCATGGATTTTGCCATGCCCTATTTCATCCAGGTTATGAAGGAATACTTGACAAAG
- the CLTC gene encoding clathrin heavy chain 1 isoform X2 — protein MAQILPIRFQEHLQLQNLGINPANIGFSTLTMESDKFICIREKVGEQAQVVIIDMNDPSNPIRRPISADSAIMNPASKVIALKAGKTLQIFNIEMKSKMKAHTMTDDVTFWKWISLNTVALVTDNAVYHWSMEGESQPVKMFDRHSSLAGCQIINYRTDAKQKWLLLTGISAQQNRVVGAMQLYSVDRKVSQPIEGHAASFAQFKMEGNAEESTLFCFAVRGQAGGKLHIIEVGTPPTGNQPFPKKAVDVFFPPEAQNDFPVAMQISEKHDVVFLITKYGYIHLYDLETGTCIYMNRISGETIFVTAPHEATAGIIGVNRKGQVLSVCVEEENIIPYITNVLQNPDLALRMAVRNNLAGAEELFARKFNALFAQGNYSEAAKVAANAPKGILRTPDTIRRFQSVPAQPGQTSPLLQYFGILLDQGQLNKYESLELCRPVLQQGRKQLLEKWLKEDKLECSEELGDLVKSVDPTLALSVYLRANVPNKVIQCFAETGQVQKIVLYAKKVGYTPDWIFLLRNVMRISPDQGQQFAQMLVQDEEPLADITQIVDVFMEYNLIQQCTAFLLDALKNNRPSEGPLQTRLLEMNLMHAPQVADAILGNQMFTHYDRAHIAQLCEKAGLLQRALEHFTDLYDIKRAVVHTHLLNPEWLVNYFGSLSVEDSLECLRAMLSANIRQNLQICVQVASKYHEQLSTQSLIELFESFKSFEGLFYFLGSIVNFSQDPDVHFKYIQAACKTGQIKEVERICRESNCYDPERVKNFLKEAKLTDQLPLIIVCDRFDFVHDLVLYLYRNNLQKYIEIYVQKVNPSRLPVVIGGLLDVDCSEDVIKNLILVVRGQFSTDELVAEVEKRNRLKLLLPWLEARIHEGCEEPATHNALAKIYIDSNNNPERFLRENPYYDSRVVGKYCEKRDPHLACVAYERGQCDLELINVCNENSLFKSLSRYLVRRKDPELWGSVLLESNPYRRPLIDQVVQTALSETQDPEEVSVTVKAFMTADLPNELIELLEKIVLDNSVFSEHRNLQNLLILTAIKADRTRVMEYINRLDNYDAPDIANIAISNELFEEAFAIFRKFDVNTSAVQVLIEHIGNLDRAYEFAERCNEPAVWSQLAKAQLQKGMVKEAIDSYIKADDPSSYMEVVQAANTSGNWEELVKYLQMARKKARESYVETELIFALAKTNRLAELEEFINGPNNAHIQQVGDRCYDEKMYDAAKLLYNNVSNFGRLASTLVHLGEYQAAVDGARKANSTRTWKEVCFACVDGKEFRLAQMCGLHIVVHADELEELINYYQDRGYFEELITMLEAALGLERAHMGMFTELAILYSKFKPQKMREHLELFWSRVNIPKVLRAAEQAHLWAELVFLYDKYEEYDNAIITMMNHPTDAWKEGQFKDIITKVANVELYYRAIQFYLEFKPLLLNDLLMVLSPRLDHTRAVNYFSKVKQLPLVKPYLRSVQNHNNKSVNESLNNLFITEEDYQALRTSIDAYDNFDNISLAQRLEKHELIEFRRIAAYLFKGNNRWKQSVELCKKDSLYKDAMQYASESKDTELAEELLQWFLQEEKRECFGACLFTCYDLLRPDVVLETAWRHNIMDFAMPYFIQVMKEYLTKVDAIKEKVKVDSFPSLSLED, from the exons ctcCAGAACCTGGGTATTAACCCAGCAAACATCGGCTTCAGTACCCTGACTATGGAGTCAGACAAATTCATCTGCATTCGAGAAAAAGTAGGAGAGCAGGCCCAGGTGGTAATCATTGATATGAATGACCCAAGTAATCCAATTCGAAGACCGATTTCAGCAGACAGCGCCATCATGAACCCGGCTAGCAAAGTGATTGCATTAAAAG CTGGGAAAACTCTTCAGATATTTAACATTGAaatgaaaagtaaaatgaaagcccATACCATGACTGATGATGTTACTTTTTGGAAATGGATCTCCCTGAATACGGTTGCTCTGGTTACGGATAATGCTGTGTATCATTGGAGTATGGAAGGAGAGTCTCAGCCAGTGAAAATGTTTGATCGCCATTCTAGTCTTGCAGGGTGCCAGATTATCAATTACCGTACAGATGCAAAGCAAAAGTGGTTACTTCTGACTGGCATATCTGCACAG CAAAACCGTGTGGTGGGAGCTATGCAGCTCTATTCTGTAGACAGGAAAGTGTCGCAGCCCATTGAAGGCCACGCGGCTAGTTTCGCGCAGTTTAAGATGGAAGGCAATGCAGAGGAATCCACGTTATTTTGTTTCGCAGTACGGGGTCAAGCGGGAGGCAAA TTACATATTATTGAAGTTGGCACACCACCTACAGGGAATCAGCCTTTTCCAAAGAAAGCAGTGGATGTTTTCTTTCCTCCAGAAGCTCAGAATGACTTTCCTGTTGCGATGCAG ATCAGTGAAAAACATGATGTAGTGTTCTTGATTACTAAGTACGGCTATATCCACCTCTATGATCTTGAGACTGGTACCTGCATTTACATGAATAGAATCAGTGGAGAAACAATCTTTGTGACAGCACCTCATGAAGCCACAGCTGGAATAATTGGCGTCAACAGAAAAGGAcaa GTTCTATCAGTATGTGTGGAAGAAGAAAACATAATTCCTTATATCACCAATGTCCTACAAAATCCTGATTTGGCCCTCAGAATGGCTGTGCGTAACAACTTAGCTGGGGCAGAAGAACTCTTTGCCCGGAAATTTAATGCTCTGTTTGCCCAAGGAAATTACTCTGAGGCAGCAAAGGTGGCTGCTAATGCACCAAAG GGCATTCTCCGTACCCCAGACACCATCCGACGGTTCCAGAGTGTTCCAGCCCAGCCAGGTCAAACTTCTCCTCTGCTCCAATACTTTGGAATTCTTTTGGACCAGGGCCAACTGAACAAATATGAATCCTTGGAACTGTGTAGGCCTGTACTTCAGCAAGGGCGAAAACAGCTTTTAGAAAAATGGTTAAAAGAAGATAAG CTGGAGTGTTCTGAAGAACTAGGTGACCTTGTGAAATCTGTGGATCCTACATTGGCACTTAGTGTGTACCTGAGGGCTAATGTCCCAAATAAAGTGATTCAGTGCTTTGCAGAAACGGGTCAGGTCCAGAAGATTGTCTTATATGCTAAAAAA GTTGGATATACTCCTGATtggatctttctcctgagaaatgtAATGCGGATCAGTCCTGACCAGGGTCAACAATTTGCTCAGATGTTGGTTCAGGATGAAGAGCCTCTTGCTGATATCACACAG ATTGTGGACGTCTTTATGGAGTACAATCTAATTCAGCAGTGCACTGCATTTTTGCTTGATGCCCTGAAGAACAATCGCCCATCTGAAGGTCCACTACAGACCCGGTTGCTTGAGATGAACCTTATGCATGCGCCTCAA GTGGCAGATGCCATTCTAGGCAATCAGATGTTCACACATTATGACCGGGCGCACATCGCTCAGCTGTGTGAAAAGGCTGGCCTGCTGCAGCGAGCACTGGAGCACTTCACCGACTTGTATGACATCAAGCGTGCGGTTGTGCACACCCATCTGCTTAACCCTGAG TGGCTAGTGAATTACTTTGGATCCTTATCAGTAGAAGACTCCCTAGAATGCCTCAGGGCCATGCTGTCTGCCAATATTCGTCAGAATTTGCAGATCTGTGTTCAGGTGGCTTCTAAGTATCATGAACAGCTGTCAACGCAATCTCTGATTGAACTTTTTGAATCATTCAAGAGTTTTGAAG GTCTCTTCTACTTTCTGGGGTCCATTGTTAACTTTAGTCAGGATCCAGATGTGCACTTTAAATATATTCAGGCAGCTTGTAAAACTGGGCAGATCAAAGAAgtagaaagaatctgcagagaaAGCAACTGCTATGATCCTGAACGAGTGAAGAATTTTCTGAAG gaAGCAAAACTAACAGACCAGTTACCACTTATCATTGTGTGTGACCGATTTGACTTCGTCCATGATTTGGTGCTTTATTTATATAGAAATAATCTTCaaaaatatatagagatatatgTACAGAAG GTGAATCCAAGTCGGCTTCCTGTGGTTATTGGAGGGTTACTCGATGTTGATTGCTCTGAAGATGTTATTAAAAACTTGATTCTTGTTGTAAGAGGTCAATTTTCTACTGATGAGCTTGTTGCTGAGGTTGAAAAACGAAACCG atTGAAACTCCTTCTGCCTTGGCTAGAAGCCAGAATTCATGAAGGCTGTGAGGAGCCTGCTACTCACAATGCACTGGCCAAAATCTATATAGACAGTAACAACAACCCAGAGAGATTTCTCCGTGAAAACCCCTACTATGACAGTCGTGTTGTTGGGAAGTATTGTGAGAAGAGAGATCCTCACCTGGCATGTGTTGCTTATGAGCGTGGCCAGTGTGATCTGGAGCTTATCAAT GTTTGCAATGAAAATTCTCTCTTCAAAAGCCTGTCTCGTTACCTGGTTCGCCGAAAGGATCCAGAACTGTGGGGTAGTGTGCTACTGGAAAGCAACCCTTACAGGAGACCCCTCATTGACCAG GTTGTTCAGACTGCCTTGTCTGAGACTCAAGATCCTGAAGAAGTGTCAGTAACTGTCAAAGCTTTTATGACTGCAGACCTTCCCAATGAACTCATTGAACTGCTGGAGAAAATTGTCCTTGATAATTCTGTATTCAGTGAACACAG GAATCTGCAAAATCTCCTCATCCTCACTGCAATTAAGGCTGACCGTACACGTGTTATGGAATATATTAACCGCTTGGATAATTATGATGCCCCAGATATTGCTAATATTGCCATCAGCAACGAGCTATTCGAAGAAGCATTTGCCATTTTCCGGAAATTTGATGTCAATACCTCTGCAGTTCAG GTGTTGATTGAACATATTGGAAATTTGGATCGGGCATACGAGTTTGCTGAACGTTGCAATGAACCAGCAGTCTGGAGTCAGCTTGCAAAAGCCCAGTTGCAGAAAGGAATGGTGAAAGAAGCCATTGATTCTTACATCAAAGCAGATGATCCTTCATCCTACATGGAAGTTGTTCAGGCTGCCAATACGAGTG GAAATTGGGAAGAACTTGTGAAGTATTTGCAGATGGCCCGAAAGAAGGCTCGGGAGTCCTATGTGGAGACAGAATTGATCTTCGCACTGGCTAAAACAAACCGTCTTGCAGAGTTAGAAGAGTTCATCAATGGGCCAAACAATGCTCATATCCAACAA GTTGGTGACCGTTGTTACGATGAAAAAATGTATGATGCAGCTAAGTTGTTGTACAATAATGTTTCCAATTTTGGACGCCTGGCATCTACCCTTGTTCACCTTGGTGAATATCAGGCAGCTGTTGACGGAGCAAGGAAAGCCAATAGTACCAGAACATGGAAAGAG GTCTGCTTTGCCTGTGTGGATGGAAAAGAGTTCCGCCTGGCTCAGATGTGTGGGCTTCATATTGTAGTACATGCAGATGAATTAGAGGAACTTATCAACTATTACCAG GATCGTGGATATTTTGAAGAACTGATCACTATGTTGGAAGCAGCTTTGGGACTTGAGCGAGCTCACATGGGGATGTTCACCGAATTAGCTATTCTGTATTCTAAATTTAAGCCACAGAAAATGAGGGAGCACCTGGAGCTGTTCTGGTCCAGAGTGAATATACCTAAG GTGCTAAGAGCTGCAGAACAAGCTCATCTTTGGGCAGAACTGGTGTTTTTATATGACAAGTATGAAGAATATGATAATGCCATAATTACCATGATGAATCATCCAACTGATGCCTGGAAAGAAGGGCAGTTCAAAGATATCATCACCAAG GTTGCCAATGTGGAACTGTACTACCGAGCAATACAGTTCTACTTGGAATTCAAGCCCCTGTTGTTAAATGATTTGCTGATGGTGCTCTCTCCACGATTGGATCATACTCGTGCAGTCAATTATTTCAGCAAG GTAAAACAGCTACCACTGGTGAAACCATACCTACGGTCAGTTCAGAATCATAACAACAAATCTGTGAATGAGTCTCTGAACAACCTCTTTATTACAGAAGAGGATTATCAG gcTCTGCGAACATCAATAGATGCTTATGACAACTTTGACAATATCTCACTTGCTCAGCGTTTAGAAAAACATGAGCTCATTGAGTTCAGGAGGATTGCTGCTTACCTCTTCAAAGGCAACAATCGCTGGAAGCAGAGCGTAGAGTTGTGCAAGAAAGACAGCCTCTACAAG GATGCGATGCAGTATGCTTCTGAGTCTAAAGATACTGAGTTGGCTGAAGAACTCCTACAGTGGTTTTTGCAGGAAGAAAAAAGAGAGTGCTTTGGAGCTTGTCTCTTTACCTGTTATGATCTTTTAAGGCCAGATGTTGTCCTGGAAACTGCATGGAGGCACAATATCATGGATTTTGCCATGCCCTATTTCATCCAGGTTATGAAGGAATACTTGACAAAG